The following coding sequences are from one bacterium SCSIO 12741 window:
- a CDS encoding histidine kinase, whose protein sequence is MTRRERRIELLGFNDFWLVLLGIPVTGILIPIVFFDLLPTGGIEYWKFSLISIGFTAAYWLGDRKILIYLRKKFPGYYKYNKRIFLQAIVILTFTPGICYAAGLLLPELRTELSPKYHHEQYRYYLVSLIITLAITATYESIYAIFLLRNATLEGERLKKENLRSQLATLKSQVNPHFLFNSLNTLSSIIPENPDQSVEFVQKLSTVYRYILEIRDRELISLQEEWKCIEAYRFLLNIRFGENLSIENHISPEDMDKHIVPLSLQMLLENAIKHNVVSNKRPLTIEIASIENGRLLVSNNLQLKNQVEASTQTGLENINRRYRILNGEEAEVIVSETHFRVALPLIETE, encoded by the coding sequence ATGACAAGACGGGAAAGACGAATCGAACTCCTGGGTTTCAACGATTTCTGGTTGGTTCTCTTGGGTATTCCCGTGACTGGAATTTTGATTCCAATCGTCTTTTTCGATTTATTACCCACCGGAGGTATAGAATACTGGAAGTTTAGCTTAATCTCCATCGGTTTTACTGCGGCTTACTGGTTAGGTGATCGAAAAATTTTGATCTACCTCCGGAAGAAGTTCCCTGGTTACTACAAGTACAATAAGAGGATTTTCCTACAAGCCATCGTTATCCTAACCTTTACACCTGGGATTTGTTATGCGGCGGGACTTTTACTTCCGGAATTACGAACCGAGCTTTCGCCTAAATACCACCATGAACAATATCGATACTACCTGGTTAGTCTAATTATTACGCTGGCCATTACGGCCACCTACGAGAGTATTTACGCCATCTTTCTCTTACGAAATGCCACCCTGGAAGGAGAGCGTTTAAAAAAGGAGAATCTACGGTCTCAATTAGCGACGTTGAAGAGTCAGGTAAATCCGCATTTCCTGTTTAATAGTTTGAATACACTGAGTTCCATTATTCCAGAGAACCCGGATCAGTCGGTGGAATTTGTTCAAAAGCTCTCCACGGTTTATCGATACATTCTGGAGATCCGAGACCGGGAATTGATTTCATTACAGGAGGAATGGAAGTGTATCGAAGCCTATCGCTTTTTGCTCAATATCCGGTTTGGAGAAAACCTAAGCATCGAAAACCACATTAGCCCAGAGGACATGGACAAGCATATCGTGCCCCTATCCCTTCAAATGCTTTTGGAAAACGCCATTAAGCACAATGTGGTGTCTAATAAACGGCCGCTAACGATAGAAATCGCATCTATCGAGAATGGTCGCTTGTTGGTTTCGAATAATTTGCAGCTCAAAAATCAGGTGGAAGCCTCTACTCAAACCGGACTTGAAAATATCAATCGCAGGTACCGAATTCTCAATGGAGAAGAGGCCGAAGTCATTGTGAGTGAGACCCACTTTCGAGTGGCCTTACCCTTAATTGAAACGGAATAG
- a CDS encoding response regulator transcription factor: protein MQILIIEDEKPASRRLERMIKSHRPNWKVLDVLDTVEDSVNWFRNMSLPDLVFMDIQLADGISFNIFEQVSMTCPVIFTTAYDHYAIQAFKVNSIDYLLKPIDEAELQQAITKFEQRSQGDSMKQMDWMKLVQQSIKENPYKERFLVRLGDQLKYIPVDQIALFYSEQSTPYLVDFDGRKSLIDYPLDQLTEMLDPKEYFRVSRKLIVHHRSISKIHTWFNGRLKLSLKPAAPFETLVSRDRVNAFKAWLDQ, encoded by the coding sequence ATGCAGATTCTAATCATTGAAGACGAAAAGCCTGCTTCACGACGCCTGGAGCGAATGATCAAATCTCATCGGCCCAATTGGAAGGTGCTCGATGTGTTGGATACCGTGGAAGATTCAGTGAATTGGTTCCGCAACATGTCCTTGCCTGATTTGGTGTTTATGGATATTCAACTCGCCGATGGAATTAGCTTTAACATCTTTGAACAGGTATCCATGACCTGCCCGGTGATTTTTACCACGGCCTACGACCACTATGCCATTCAGGCATTCAAAGTAAATAGCATTGATTATTTACTGAAGCCGATCGATGAGGCCGAACTTCAGCAGGCCATTACCAAGTTTGAACAACGCAGTCAAGGGGATTCGATGAAACAAATGGATTGGATGAAGTTGGTTCAACAATCCATCAAAGAGAATCCCTACAAGGAGCGCTTTTTGGTACGACTTGGCGATCAGCTCAAGTACATTCCAGTGGATCAAATTGCCCTGTTCTACTCGGAGCAGAGCACACCCTATCTGGTGGATTTCGATGGACGAAAGAGCTTGATTGATTATCCCCTGGACCAGTTGACCGAAATGCTTGATCCCAAGGAATACTTCCGCGTTTCTCGAAAGCTTATCGTCCATCACCGCAGCATCTCCAAGATCCATACCTGGTTTAACGGAAGGCTGAAGTTGTCGCTAAAACCTGCTGCTCCTTTTGAAACTTTGGTAAGCCGCGATCGCGTGAATGCTTTTAAAGCCTGGCTCGATCAGTGA